From Brassica oleracea var. oleracea cultivar TO1000 chromosome C3, BOL, whole genome shotgun sequence, a single genomic window includes:
- the LOC106329454 gene encoding uncharacterized protein LOC106329454 — protein MSRVSQLTLIFRDKLQTTNQSSSLTKSDAVVKKPLAPSSSNDRETRGAASWSSFQMPVHYPSFTKEEYEAMSEEELDRLLKLYGLQPTNLGDLSSKKQFAIGAFLWEKGIDSCPAEHELVNPSSSIDGLGESSLMGLMTALKYMVHYVFRV, from the coding sequence ATGTCAAGGGTCTCACAGCTTACTCTCATCTTCCGCGACAAACTACAAACTACCAACCAAAGCTCCAGCTTGACAAAGTCAGATGCTGTCGTGAAGAAACCATTGGCTCCATCGTCGAGCAACGACCGTGAGACGAGAGGGGCTGCTTCGTGGTCATCGTTCCAAATGCCTGTTCACTACCCAAGCTTCACGAAGGAAGAGTACGAGGCTATGTCGGAGGAAGAGCTTGATCGACTTCTCAAACTATATGGTCTGCAGCCTACAAATCTTGGTGACTTGTCTAGCAAGAAACAGTTTGCTATCGGTGCCTTCTTGTGGGAGAAGGGAATAGATTCATGTCCAGCTGAGCATGAACTAGTAAACCCTAGCTCTTCCATTGATGGTTTGGGTGAGAGCTCTTTGATGGGATTGATGACGGCTTTGAAATATATGGTTCACTATGTATTCCGTGTTTAG
- the LOC106329453 gene encoding protein RETICULATA-RELATED 1-like: MSLSLKISHLSNTLEPRDQCRAVRTFEFSSICFRGGHWRTELSSPKLRTRCAGSDAGISGGRSVPEWTYTGSKDETFSDLEIDDGEDGGNGDSGGNNGGGGDDGEEEEEEKEFGPLVKFDEVMKETERRGITLPEDMSEAAKSVGIRKLFLLRYLDLQGSVWPLGFLMRTCSMLRNRMLADPSFLFKVGTEIAIDSCCATFAEVQKRGDDFWSEFELYAADLLVGLVVDVALVGLLAPYARIGKTSVASSTGLFKGLKRSCAALPSSVFEAERPGCKFSVNQRIATFFYKGLLYGSVGFGCGLIGQGIANLIMTAKRSIKKAEEDVPVPPLFKSAALWGVFLGLSSNARYQIINGLERVVEGSTAAKRIPVVAMAFTVGVRFANNVYGGMQFVDWAKLSGVQ; this comes from the exons ATGTCTTTATCCTTAAAAATCTCCCACCTTTCAAACACCCTAGAGCCTCGAGATCAATGCAGAGCCGTTCGAACGTTTGAATTCAGCTCGATTTGTTTCCGTGGAGGCCATTGGAGAACGGAGCTGTCTTCTCCGAAACTGAGAACTCGGTGCGCGGGATCGGATGCGGGAATCTCCGGCGGCAGATCGGTGCCGGAATGGACCTATACCGGATCCAAAGACGAGACCTTTAGCGATTTGGAGATCGACGACGGAGAGGACGGTGGAAATGGAGATAGTGGTGGTAACAATGGAGGCGGAGGAGATGATGGAGAGGAGGAGGAGGAGGAGAAGGAGTTTGGTCCGTTAGTGAAGTTCGACGAAGTTATGAAAGAGACGGAGAGGAGAGGAATTACTTTACCGGAGGATATGTCGGAGGCGGCGAAGTCTGTTGGGATTCGGAAACTCTTCCTTCTTCGTTATCTCGATCTTCAG GGATCTGTATGGCCGCTTGGGTTTCTGATGAGGACATGCTCCATGCTTCGTAACAGAATGCTTGCGGATCCTTCGTTTCTCTTCAAAGTTGGAACCGAG ATAGCGATAGACTCTTGCTGTGCGACGTTTGCGGAAGTGCAGAAGAGAGGGGATGATTTCTGGTCTGAGTTTGAGTTGTATGCTGCTGATCTTTTGGTTGGTCTTGTGGTTGATGTCGCTTTGGTTGGGCTTTTGGCTCCTTATGCGCGTATTGGGAAGACATCTGTGGCGTCATCTACAGGTTTGTTTAAGGGTCTTAAACGTTCTTGTGCAGCCCTTCCTAGCAG TGTTTTTGAAGCTGAAAGACCGGGTTGTAAATTCTCGGTTAACCAGCGGATTGCAACTTTCTTCTACAAG GGGCTCTTGTATGGTTCGGTTGGGTTCGGCTGTGGTCTCATCGGTCAGGGAATTGCAAATCTCATCATGACGGCAAAACG GAGTATAAAGAAAGCAGAAGAAGACGTCCCTGTTCCACCTCTATTCAAAAGTGCTGCTCTCTGGG GTGTGTTCCTTGGATTATCTTCCAACGCACGTTACCAAATCATCAACGGACTTGAGCGCGTCGTGGAAGGTTCTACGGCAGCCAAACGCATTCCTGTGGTCGCCATGGCGTTTACGGTTGGAGTCCGGTTTGCTAACAATGTTTATGGCGGTATGCAGTTTGTTGATTGGGCTAAATTATCTGGCGTCCAGTAG
- the LOC106333803 gene encoding lysosomal Pro-X carboxypeptidase-like — translation LSKMSSIFLLMSISSTISIARSEVTPLRIFAKIPRNASEERQQVDDSTDSDLKIFYYDQNLDHFTFTPKSYMTFQQRYAIQSKHWAGANDNAPILAYLGEESSLETDLSVIGFLRDNGPRLKALLVYIEHRYYGTSMPFGSGKEALKNASTLGYLNSAQALADYAAILLHVKEKYSADHSPIIVIGGSYGGMLAAWFRLKYPHIALGALASSAPLLYFQDTLPKHGYYYIVTKVFKETSESCYNTIRKSWEEIDRVAVKPNGLLILSKKFRICNTLNNTFELKNFLDTIYASAAQYNSNQYPVASLCEAINNGVNSENDLLGQIFAGVVYDRGNRSCYPLSVQPTEDSIAWKWQTCSEIVLPIGHDEQDTMFQTEPFRMDIKIDRCKLQYGVPPRPHWVTAYYGIQDVKLILRRFGSNIIFSNGLLDPYSVGGILEDISATIVALTTPEGSHCRDIVLKNVGDPEWLLLQRKKEIEIIVSWITSYKRDLRDFNI, via the exons CTCTCCAAAATGTCATCTATCTTCCTCCTCATGTCGATATCTTCAACAATCTCTATTGCACGTTCCGAAGTCACTCCACTAAGAATTTTCGCAAAAATTCCAAGGAATGCATCCGAAGAGAGACAGCAAGTCGACGACTCTACTGATTCCGATCTCAAAATATTTTATTATGATCAGAATCTTGACCATTTCACGTTCACACCCAAAAGCTATATGACGTTTCAACAGAGATACGCCATCCAGTCTAAGCATTGGGCTGGTGCTAATGATAACGCACCGATCTTAGCGTATCTTGGAGAGGAATCATCGTTAGAGACGGATTTATCTGTCATCGGTTTCCTCCGTGACAACGGTCCTCGTTTGAAAGCCCTGCTCGTCTACATAGAG CATAGGTATTACGGGACGTCCATGCCATTTGGATCGGGAAAAGAAGCATTGAAGAACGCGAGTACATTGGGATACTTGAATTCAGCCCAAGCATTAGCAGACTATGCTGCCATTTTGTTACACGTTAAGGAGAAGTACTCCGCGGATCACAGCCCGATCATAGTTATTGGAGGATCCTACGGGGGAA TGTTAGCGGCGTGGTTTAGGCTAAAGTATCCGCATATAGCACTTGGGGCATTAGCATCTTCGGCTCCTCTTCTCTACTTTCAAGACACACTACCGAAACATGGTTATTATTATATAGTAACCAAAGTTTTCAAG GAAACAAGTGAGAGCTGTTATAATACGATACGTAAATCTTGGGAAGAAATTGACAGAGTTGCTGTCAAGCCCAACGGTCTTTTGATCCTCAGCAAAAAGTTCAGAATTTGCAA CACTTTGAACAACACATTTGAACTTAAGAACTTCCTGGATACCATCTACGCCTCGGCAGCTCAATACAACAGCAATCAGTATCCGGTTGCCTCATTATGCGAAGCTATTAACAACGGGGTAAACAGTGAAAATGATCTACTTGGCCAGATTTTTGCAG GTGTTGTTTATGATAGGGGCAACCGTTCATGTTATCCTTTATCTGTTCAGCCCACAGAGGATAGCATAGCATGGAAGTGGCAG ACATGCAGCGAGATAGTTCTGCCCATAGGACATGACGAACAAGACACGATGTTCCAAACGGAGCCGTTTCGTATGGATATTAAAATTGACCGGTGCAAACTGCAGTACGGTGTCCCGCCTCGTCCACATTGGGTCACGGCTTACTACGGCATTCAG GATGTCAAGTTAATCCTTCGACGTTTCGGGAGCAACA TAATATTCTCCAACGGATTGTTAGATCCATATAGCGTCGGCGG GATTTTAGAAGATATCTCAGCCACCATAGTCGCCCTTACAACACCGGAAG GCTCTCACTGTCGGGACATTGTCTTGAAGAACGTAGGCGACCCAGAGTGGCTGCTTCTTCAGAGGAAAAAAGAAATAGAGATTATAGTGTCTTGGATCACAAGCTACAAAAGGGATCTCAGAGATTTTAATATATAG